AGATGGAAAAATGCTTCCAGGCCACCGACCATGGCCGCATCGTCCACTTTGAATACAACAAGGCCGGCGATGAGGTGTGGGTCTCCGTGTGGGACAAGGAAGGCGAGCTGCTGATCTACGACGACAAGACGATGGAACTGAAGAAGAAGATCACCGGCGACTGGCTGGTGACTCCCACGGGCAAGTTCAACGTGAATAACACGCGGGACGACGTCTACTAAGGCTCCATCGAGATACCGCCTCGAGGGGGTGCCTCTCTAGAAGAAAGCCCCGCCCGGGAAACCGGGCGGGGCTTTTGTTTTGCCTGGAATGTGGAATTGCGAACCGATTCAGGGTTGCTGGCTCAATCGCTCAAGTTGCGTCGGATCCTTGATCACGAACTCTTCTTCCTCGGTCACCAGAAGCCCCTGCTTGGACCATTTTGAAAGCGTCCGGATCGAGGTCTCCACGGTCGTCCCCACCATGTCGGCAATTTCCTGACGGGTGAGCAGCCGCGGCATCCGCAACTCTCCGTCCTTACGACCGCCGACAAGGTCTTCGAGCCACAGGAAGAGCAACGCAATCCGGGTTTCCACGCTTGAAACCGTCCGGGTCTGCCAGTCGCGCGCGGTGCGCATCCGGCCGCCAACCTCACGGGAGTAGTTGAGCCCAAGCTCGGGATGCTCGCGGAGCATGGCAATGAATTCCTTGCCGGGAAAGCTCAGGAGTTCCACATGCGTGGCCGCCATGGCCGTTGCCGGCATGGGGCGCTGGTCGAGCACCGCCACGGCGCCCACCAGGTCTCCGGGACCTCGCAGGTCAAAAAGCACGGTCTTTCCCGCCACGGTCTCGCGAAGGATCTTCACCCAGCCCTCACGGACCAGGAAAATGCTGTTGATGTCATCGGCTTCGGAAAAAATCCGGCCGGCGCGGTCGTAGGATGCCGCAGAAGCGCTGGCAGCCAGACGCTCGCAAACATCGCCATCGACTCCCTTGAACAGCGACAGGCTGCTCAGATACGCCCGGAGATCCGTGTCATGCCCCTCGGCCACAGTGTGTCTACGCCTTTTCCCGGCCCATTTGAGCTACATCATACTGCAGCGGGGCCCCTGTGAGGTCGAATGGATGGGTGCGTGAGGCCTTGCCCGGACTGCAATCGTTCACCCCTGAACCCCATGCAGCCGCCTTCCATCAAGGCCACGCGACCACCTCTTTAGCGTACCGGGCGATACCCGTAAATGAGACAGCAGGAGCGATCTGCAGGCCATGAGTGATAATCCAGTGGAGACATCCAAGAACGCTTTCACACCCCGCACAGAGCTCTGGCGCGAGCCCTACCGCGCGTTTTTTGGCTTCGGGAGCCTCTATGCGCTGGGCTTTTTTGTGCTCTGGGGACTCCAACTGCGGGCCTGGGCCCTGGGGGTTGATCCGCCGGCCCCCGGGCTGGGAATCGCCCAGCACGCCCACATCGTCATCTGGGGCATCGTAGGGGCCTATGTATTCGGCTTTGCCCTGACGGCCTATCCCAAACAGAACGATGGCCCTTCCCTGCCCAAGCGTCTCCTGCAGGGGCTGTGGGCTCTCTTTGTCACCGCGCAGGCCGGCCTCGTTGCGGCATGGATCTTTGGATTCGGCAGCCTGCTCACGCCTGCTCTGCTGCTAGAAACCGCAGCTTATGTGCTGCTGTTTTCCTACCTCGCTCCCATGGGAATCCGGCAGATCGGCCAGCGTCTATGGGTGCAGGCACTTGGCGTGCTGGTCGCCCTAGCAACCGGGATCATCGCGCTTGTCCTGCACGGATTCGGCCCGCCCACCCTCCAGTGGGCGGCCGTTCATCTGGCCCTGTGGAACTACCTGCTGTTCCTGATCGCCTCTTTCGTCTATCGCTTGCTGCCCTTCTTCACGAGCCGCGTATGCGACTACGAGATGAACCGCGGTCGATTCTTTCTCCCCGTTCTCTGGGTGCTGCTTCTCGCCAAAACACTGGTTGTGCCTGCGGGTTCCGAACTCGCGAGCAGAGCGATCGATGCCGCGGCCTTTGCCTGGTGCTTTGCCGAATGGGTGCGCTACGCACCCGGGCTGGGCGTGCGTGTCCCCATGGTCTCAGTCCTCCATCTGGGCTGGTGCTGGGTCATGGGCGCCCTGGCCCTGGGCGCAATCAACCCTGGAATCCTGCAGATCCACATGCTGACCGTTGGCGGGGTCGTAGGATTTCTGATGGCGATCAGCACCCGCGTGAGCCTGGGCCACGGCGGTCGCCCCATCGTGCTTGGAAAGGCCGCCATCGCGGCCATTGTGCTTGTCCAGTTCGCCACCCTTGCGCGGGTTCTGGCCCCAACACTGCTACCCGACGTGAATGCCTATCAGCTCTACCACGTCAGCGCGCACCTGCTGGCGCTGGCCTTTCTCATCTGGGTGATCCGCTTTGGACCGATTCTCGTGCTGGCGAAGATCCCGCCGAAGAAGGAATGCCCGGTCTGATTCAATCGTGCCGTGTCAGTGCGGCGAAGACCTGCGGCAGTTTCAGCGGCAGGGTCTCAGGATTGAGATGAATGGCGTGGTGCTGCCGGAAGAGCAGCTTGAGCTGGGGCCCCACTTCCCGGTCCAGTGTGAGGCAATAGGGAATGATCCCCGCCCGGCGGGCCTCATCGAGCGCTCGCCGGGTGTCGGCCAGTGCGTAACTTCCCTCATATCCGTCTTCGTCCTGCGGACGCGCATCGCTGAGAATCAGCAGCAGCTTGTGCTGGCAGGCGCGCTTCTGCAGGGCTGCCGATGCGTGGCGTAAAGCGGCTCCCAGCCGCGTGAAAGCCTGCGGTTCGCAAGCGTCCATGCGCGCAAAGACTTCGTCGGTCCACTGCTCTTCGAAACGCTTGAACTCCACGATGCGCACGTTGCCCGGCCCGCTTCCTGAAAAGCCGAGGATCTCGACCTCATCGCCCAGAACGCGTTGCCCCATGGCAAAGAGGGCCGCACTCTCCATGCCGATCTCGAAGGCCCGCCGGTGACCGAGCCATTGCTCGGTGCTGGCGCTCACATCGATGAGCAAGGTAACCGCGACGGAGCGATCCATACGAATGTGCTGCTCGTAGAGGTTCTCGCTCATACTGCCGCCAAGACGCATCTGCACGCTCTGATCGACGAAGGCATCCAGGTCGATTGAGTCGCCGTCGGGCTGGCGCCCTACGCGCCGGGGAATCGGACGCAGGGAATCGAAGAGGCGAATCACCTCGCGCACGACCTGGCGGCGCGTTGCGAGTCCCTCGAGCACGCGGTTGCTGCGCGCATCGCCATGGGTTCGCGGGGTTTCCGGAAAAACCTGGCAGTAGCGGCGCCGGTAGCTCCCCTGCCCCGCGTCCCATTCATCGTAGCGAATACCGCCCTCACCGGGGCTGGAGAGCGCCGGCGTCGATTCGGTCTTCACAGCATGAAGAACCGGCGTG
This portion of the Chrysiogenia bacterium genome encodes:
- a CDS encoding Crp/Fnr family transcriptional regulator, which codes for MAEGHDTDLRAYLSSLSLFKGVDGDVCERLAASASAASYDRAGRIFSEADDINSIFLVREGWVKILRETVAGKTVLFDLRGPGDLVGAVAVLDQRPMPATAMAATHVELLSFPGKEFIAMLREHPELGLNYSREVGGRMRTARDWQTRTVSSVETRIALLFLWLEDLVGGRKDGELRMPRLLTRQEIADMVGTTVETSIRTLSKWSKQGLLVTEEEEFVIKDPTQLERLSQQP
- a CDS encoding NnrS family protein, whose protein sequence is MSDNPVETSKNAFTPRTELWREPYRAFFGFGSLYALGFFVLWGLQLRAWALGVDPPAPGLGIAQHAHIVIWGIVGAYVFGFALTAYPKQNDGPSLPKRLLQGLWALFVTAQAGLVAAWIFGFGSLLTPALLLETAAYVLLFSYLAPMGIRQIGQRLWVQALGVLVALATGIIALVLHGFGPPTLQWAAVHLALWNYLLFLIASFVYRLLPFFTSRVCDYEMNRGRFFLPVLWVLLLAKTLVVPAGSELASRAIDAAAFAWCFAEWVRYAPGLGVRVPMVSVLHLGWCWVMGALALGAINPGILQIHMLTVGGVVGFLMAISTRVSLGHGGRPIVLGKAAIAAIVLVQFATLARVLAPTLLPDVNAYQLYHVSAHLLALAFLIWVIRFGPILVLAKIPPKKECPV